The genomic stretch ggactggggggcatcggcagtcatgcttctggtctttgccgatgtgccAGTATGCTGATGCAATAATAAAAGTAGATACAAGTGTAACAAGGTACTGATTAAAATAACAGAAGTTACCAGTGAAGAATTTGAaagtttaccttgaaggcttgtgccaaagcagtaGCAGCTACCAATGGGGATGTCTttgtccgcttggtggtgactttcttgagacacacaccccgatgcattatagcagccaaggttggagcgttgttgcagATCAAGTAGATTGGGCCCGATGGAAgaagctcaatcggcttaccactcctgctgaccaatgGTGGTGTGTCATCGATCCGTATGTGAcaaagaaagtgagttaccgatggaaaaagGTAGAGAAGGGATCGAAGCATCGatattaaaatacttacagtgttatcagagactttgtactggggatcgatcatgccatggtatgtgagagccgatctgcagaacaggtgttctttccattcttcccaccaccgtTTGTatacctgagtgatgaagagcgatccaagccgatagatcgacatctgtatcagcgtttggtggaagttgggctaccctgatccattccAGATTGTTGGTAATGatctccctcggctttatcacattggcgtagcagagtgcaatcggcagttgaccgaaagccagttggcgagctagtgcagatggattataaaactcataggtcagattggaggctttcccactaccaaagaagttcactggtatggctcttggggtgataattgccatcaccacgtcgtgatccttgttgagtgcatcattgaagggatggaagatcaaaggaaatctggtgtctggatcttcataaggcatccatgctcgctattctctggtcaggccctcatacagagtctgaaagaatcggctaacctggtctgcgttaccaccaaaactatggcagcttcgccaaagttcagaggggaacgagttgccgattcttcttcatctagttcataatcctcggctatatccctagggaagcgctgtgcgaagaggtcgaattcaaggcgcttgtgcatgtggagactaagccacatattgataaagcaccagggaccccctaagttgccgatggcacTACAAGAAGGGTGTGGCTTTTTGACGTTCTAATATGTCACAATATATAGAATTTATGTCATTACTTCAATTTTTTGACGTCTAGATGACGAAAATTCAAACGTCAAAAAGCCACAGTCACAAAATTATTATATGACATTTGTTTTGCTTAACGTCATAAGTATATGACATCTGATTTCAGTGTCATATAATCGTATGACATTGGTTTAGTGTCATTAAATCCTAGGCCATGCCACATGGAAAAATGCCACGTAGGATCAATTGCTGACATGGCAGGAAGGAAAAAACGTCAAAAAATAAAATTTGGCCTACTAGAGCCCATATATCATGCAGTTGTCTTTCAGCCCATTTAGCCTTTTTAGTCCACTAATTTCAGTCCATATTTTTTTCCAGCCCACTGATTTCAAACCATATTATTTTTTCAGCCCATGAATTTCAGtccaaattttttttctaaCCTTAACAATTTGGCCCATAACTTTTTCCCAACTAATAGAATTCGGCCCAGCCTATTTTCTGGCCCATAGAATCTAGCCCATCAATACAATTCAGCCCAACTTTTTTTTCCAATCCACAAAATACAATTCAGCCCACAATTCAGCCCATACAACATCCAGTCCACATACAATTCAGCCATACAACATACAACCAAATTCAAATACGTAATCTCCACAAATCATTGCAATATCTCAAGCACAATTTTTAAAGTGCAATACAATTACATGAAGAATACCAAATATCTCCAGAACATCTCAAATGTTTCATGAATATCACCTACATCACAACATCACGTAACCAGTAGGAGCAAAGCAGCGCACTGGTAACAACAAGGCACCAGCGGCGGCGCcgcaccagcagcagcatcacAATGGCTAGCACGATGGCTACCAACACAGAAATGTCCTACTGCACCTCACCAAAAGAGCATAGTCTTGCTCACCAAAATGGGTACCAGCACGATGTTGCTAAAATCTCATCAAGAGCCTAAGTTTGAGATTACTGGTTAGCATCAGTTGATGAAAATCTGCTGCCAAACAAAGAGCGAAGGAAGGATTGGATTTCATTTCCTTGTTGTTTTAGCTTCTCGGTTTCTTCTCCAGTCTTCCTTGCGGCCTCATTCTGGTCCTCTACTTTCTTCTCCAGATCAGCCACCTGTGATCGCAGCCCctcagatcctttcttctcagctTGCAATTCCCCCTCAAGTTCTTGCACACGCTTGCTCATCGCAATAGCTTTGGCATTTTTCTTCATCTGTGTGGGCTCCATGCCAATATTGCGGAGAAAAGATGACTTGGGCAGAACATGAGCTACAGCTTGAAGCGGTGTCTTTGGATCTTGCCCATCTTCACTTGGTTGAGCAAGATACTCCTCCATTTCAGCCTAGCAACAATAACAACCAATAAATTCAGTCTGCTAGTTATGCATGTGTCCATAACAAAATATATGTAAAACAATTGTGTTTAGAACAACATTGACAAATTATACAATATGCTAGTTATGCATGTGTCgagaataatatatataaaaaaatttagTTATGCATTGCTATACAGGCTTATTTTCATGAAGTGGGCTACTGATTTCATCATTTAAATATATTTCGAGATTTTTAGGACAACCCACATACAGGAAGCATATTGTACTATATGACCATGACATTACCAGCACTGCTTTAGTCTCATTCTCATTCACATTATACAATATGGAAGCACAAGTTCAGTTTCATTCTCATGGCCTCGTGACAGTAAGATAGGGAAAAAGTACTCACAATGGCATCCTTCGAGTTCTCTTGAAAACCTGACTTGCTGCTGCAGTGCGTGTCCTTGAAAATATCAATCGCACTTGGTATTACATCCTTAAATTTTGTTTTCTTCTGAAATTACAGACAAGAAAGTAAATTATTGAAAGCATGTGAAGAGTTAAATGAATAGTAGCAGCTAAAAATCCCTTTAATCCTCTTGTGCTAGATCTTAACATTATCCACGTTTTACCATATGATCAACAATGACCCATTATAGGACCTAAACATGTGTACTAACATGCATTCACTAATTGATCACTTAAATAAACCACATTATGAGTATTTAAGCTAGAACAAACATCACAATCATTCCTAGGCACAGTCAGATGTAGGACAGCAGCACAGCAGTTACTTCAAGCAATCATAACTGAAGATTAAACATGCAACAAAGGGTATACTAGACTTTCTGAAACACTTAATAATTTAGCTACAAATTTCTTATTATAACCAAAAGGTGATTCAACACTTAACATGGTCAAACAGCATGAGGAAACAATTCTATCCAGATTTGGACAGAATCAGACATCACAGTTTGAACAGCTATAGACAGagttcttgatcaccaaaagagGTGTTCTTGAACAacatggaaagcttatgaaaagcaCTACACCATTTGTATTGTAACCAGAAGGTGATTCCAAGATTAACTAAACCATAAAGCATCACTTTTAAAATCTGTTCAAAAAGTGGATAGAAAGTGACAAAGAATATGCAAAGGACctaacttccaaactaacaggaCTAAATTTATCAAATTCTAGGACAAGCAAACTAAGGagattatctacaacttttgtatttaACCCATTTACATAAGACATGATTAGCAAGATGAAAACAGTCACTTAAAAGGAACTTCTTATGCAGCCATATCAGCAAACAACTGCTAGATATTAACACAAGCCATTGTTGACAGGGAACACATTTTTAAGGACAACACTTGCACTCCCTACTACCTAGTGGTCATTTGGACAGCTGCACCTTTATATGTACTATAAGTATAATTCAGTGTCCAAGTAGTAGCAACAGAGAAGCTAGCCCAAATAACACCATAGCACATTTCTCCTAATTAGACAATGGTTCTGAATATTCTACCCAATCTTGACACATGCAACTAGCTCCAGTGTCAACTAAAAATCACCAAAGTTTGGCAACACATAGGCATTTATCTTACCATGATATAGCATTGAGCAACATAGCTCCGAGAACCTGTCATCTGGTGGTACTGAACTTGCTCACGAGCATCTTTGGCTTTAACACATTTTTCCTATAAGAAGACAAACATTAGTGTACAACCAATCCATATTATGTAAGGTAACAATTGTGAAAGATATTAAAGAATTATACCTTGTGCTTTGGGGTAGACCACATGCTCACAAGTTCCATCCACTCCGAGTCAGTCATTGTGGTCAGCGGTGAAGTAGTTCTAACTTGATTTGCGGGTATACCATCGAAGTATTTCTTCTTCAGCCTATATCTCATCTGCCTTTGTCCTTTTTTGAGCAAATCAGAAAATGCCTCTTTCACCGGATCAGCATTCATATCAATGGTGAATTGACTCTGGAGATCATGAAAATATCATTAAATAAAAATCAAATGATGTTCTAGGAGTGTGCAACAAGAGCGAGCAAGCAGTACTAATCAATACATTGACTGCCCAGATGCACTTGTTCATTTTGGACACTCAAAATGCCTCTCTTATCGAGCAACCCTGGGCTGCACACTAGCTGGTCAGAGTGCAGATTCAGAGTACACCCACAACATTCTTTGTGCATATATATGGCATTGCATGATTCTTGCAAAAGTTCCAAAAAGCTTCATTGTCTACAACATTCAATTCTATATCatcaaatttattttatttatcccCATTTGATCTAACATACTAATATCTTCATTGTTAATGCACAGAAAGAATGGAGGTCTTTCCAACAGAGAAGCTAGTCCAAATAACACCATAGCACAAGTAACTTACGCTGACTCTGTCGTTGAAGTCCTTAACAATAGCTGTGGCATCTTTGTCCTTATAATGCTTCCAGTGGGTAAAAATTGGGACATGGTTGCGTAGAATAATACCAGCCTCTGATGCTAGTTTTGCAGCTTGCAAAGGCACTTCAGGACGCAGCTTTCCTTCAGCGATGTGCACTGGTATGTTGTCAGTTAGCACTCTTGAAATATTATCCAAATCTCTGCCTATGTGTGGGCTTATGTGCCTTCGCATGATACTTGGACCTATCAAGGAATTCGGAAATCAATTAGAGGAATCATAGACCCATTAATGCAAAGATGTAAACCATTATTAGTGGACTGAGATCAAAATCACTTGCCTTCGGTAGTCAGCTCATTCTGGTTATTGATCTCAATATTAGCATTGGCAGCCATCAACCCATCTGTTGTGGAATCATCTTGTGGGTCTAGTGTTCTATCTTCAGGTGTTGAGCCCAATTCCCTTGTCCTCTGCCTAGTAATTCTTGGAGGTAGATCTTTCTCCTGAAGTGCCACTGCCATCACTCTTTTTGAGGTTCTTGATCCTCCAGCAGAGATGCAAGCGCTATGTGCTGAACTTTTGGTAACTTCAGGCTCCAAATCCTGCATATTTAACACGAATTAGAAAGGAATAAATAATTCTGCACATTTAACACAAATGACTGAGCTTTGCTCATATACTGCACATTGAACAGAAAAGGGAGTTGTCATCAAAGTACCTTATCCAATACTCCCTGTTCAACGTCTTCACCATCTTCGGGCTGATACAGTGAGCCAGAGTTTTCACGATCAGCATTAGTGGCCTTTGATGCATTAATGGCCTTTGGTCCAGACTTCTTCAGGACTTCTGCTGCCTCTTTTATTCCAAGACTGCGGAACACCCGACTGTTGCGCATGCATCTTTCAATCTTTTCCAACTCATACTGAGTCATTGGAGCCTCTGTACATGCATGAGAAAAAGAAATCTCACTTCAGTGAAAACCATTATGATATCTCATTAAATATGGACATAGTAATACCATGTTTCACAAACGAATAGCATTGAAATAGTCAGGAACTTTTGGATGCCTTGACCATATGGCCAATAGTGCCATCCATGTTCGGCTACTTACGACACAGTCAGACtaacatatatatgtatataatctTTTTCTTGCACAGCAATAACAGAGCACATTCTTTCCAGAAAACTCAAGATCTGCACCAACAACATGCATACTGTGATATAAGCTAATAGAACTGTAGATCCAAAATACCATCACTATATTCTAGGCATAAGTGTAATGCTTTGTCAAACCAACCAACTAAAATagctcctcaacaaaatcagagAAGTGAAGGAAATAATCAGTGTAATTAGAGCAAGGCAGCATAGCAGATTCAGGACAACCTCAAGGAAATACTTAGTGTAATTAGACCAAGACAACATAGCAGATTTTAACAAGCATGAATCAAAACTGTGATCTCATTAAAAAGGATACAAAACACAAACAACAGGTGTTTCTTGTCCCTGCTCCAATGCAACCAAACAGAGACACGAGGAAGACAATAGCACCAACAGCAATGAACAAATAAATAAACCTGCAGGGAACAAAACCTACACAGCTATGCAGCAATTCACGCAGCCAGTCAGGCCTCCCCTTGTGACCATAATGTACAGAGCCATGATAATTCTCAACAGCTATACTGCTGTCCAAACACAACACACACCACAATCCCCTTGCAACGCTGATTTGGGCTGGCATCCCCTTGCAAATCTCACATATGTGGCCAACGCCTATGCAGCAATTCACGCAGCCATATGTATTGTGAAGTGAGAAGGGGAAGTCGACAAGCACCTGCTGGTtcacgtcgagttgagggccggGTTGCCGGTTTCCGACCAGGAGCCATCCTCGCAAGTTGAGGGAGGTG from Sorghum bicolor cultivar BTx623 chromosome 3, Sorghum_bicolor_NCBIv3, whole genome shotgun sequence encodes the following:
- the LOC110433661 gene encoding uncharacterized protein LOC110433661; this encodes MALLAIWSRHPKVPDYFNAIQAPMTQYELEKIERCMRNSRVFRSLGIKEAAEVLKKSGPKAINASKATNADRENSGSLYQPEDGEDVEQGVLDKDLEPEVTKSSAHSACISAGGSRTSKRVMAVALQEKDLPPRITRQRTRELGSTPEDRTLDPQDDSTTDGLMAANANIEINNQNELTTEGPSIMRRHISPHIGRDLDNISRVLTDNIPVHIAEGKLRPEVPLQAAKLASEAGIILRNHVPIFTHWKHYKDKDATAIVKDFNDRVSSQFTIDMNADPVKEAFSDLLKKGQRQMRYRLKKKYFDGIPANQVRTTSPLTTMTDSEWMELVSMWSTPKHKEKCVKAKDAREQVQYHQMTGSRSYVAQCYIMKKTKFKDVIPSAIDIFKDTHCSSKSGFQENSKDAIAEMEEYLAQPSEDGQDPKTPLQAVAHVLPKSSFLRNIGMEPTQMKKNAKAIAMSKRVQELEGELQAEKKGSEGLRSQVADLEKKVEDQNEAARKTGEETEKLKQQGNEIQSFLRSLFGSRFSSTDANQ